Proteins encoded together in one Betaproteobacteria bacterium window:
- a CDS encoding PEP-CTERM sorting domain-containing protein, translated as MVVLLASASVSAQAELRREEGIGFYIGLDTRLVNVGGTYNGLDNPNGNRITLLLEHVDHYHGIGAYSLTGPASLPTVVDTNANNQIPEVSSGEEPLPLSSGSGLYAETLRSAVGDSEYSYLGMASTASLDSFPVASPEYVLYNSSAGRWAGSLAGVEVGLQLVSLTPGLNVGTDTDTNIFDGSDVYSLGDGAGIEFKPVFWVASDAPGGTYTAGFRLINLTDSSDVMDSGRFYINFAPVPEPETYALFGLGLLLLGAVRRRSS; from the coding sequence ATGGTGGTCCTGCTTGCGTCTGCGTCTGTGTCCGCTCAAGCCGAGTTGCGGCGTGAAGAAGGCATCGGCTTCTACATCGGGTTGGACACGCGCCTGGTCAACGTGGGCGGCACGTACAACGGCCTGGACAATCCGAATGGCAACAGGATCACCCTGCTGCTGGAGCACGTCGATCACTATCACGGTATCGGAGCGTATTCGCTGACCGGTCCCGCAAGCCTGCCCACGGTGGTCGATACGAACGCGAACAACCAGATTCCGGAGGTCTCTTCGGGCGAGGAACCGCTGCCGCTGTCGTCCGGTTCCGGGCTCTATGCGGAGACGCTCCGCAGCGCGGTGGGCGATTCGGAATACTCCTACCTCGGTATGGCGTCGACGGCGTCCCTGGACAGCTTTCCCGTCGCATCCCCCGAGTATGTCCTCTACAACAGCAGCGCCGGCCGCTGGGCAGGATCGCTTGCTGGCGTGGAAGTGGGTCTGCAACTCGTCTCGCTCACACCGGGCCTGAACGTCGGCACCGATACGGACACGAACATCTTCGACGGCAGCGACGTCTACTCCCTGGGAGACGGCGCAGGGATCGAGTTCAAGCCCGTGTTCTGGGTGGCGTCGGACGCACCCGGCGGGACATATACCGCAGGGTTCCGCCTGATCAACCTGACGGATAGTTCCGACGTCATGGACTCGGGTCGCTTCTATATCAACTTCGCCCCGGTCCCCGAACCGGAAACCTATGCGCTGTTCGGTCTCGGACTGCTGCTTCTGGGAGCAGTGCGCCGCAGATCGTCCTGA
- a CDS encoding SRPBCC family protein, whose amino-acid sequence MENPSGTVHLHRVLRAPAERIYRAFLEPAAIAKWLPPHGFTCTVHEIDGRVGGGFRMSFTNFGTGGSHSFGGKYLELEPSQRIRYTDRFDDPGLPGEMVTTVSLRPVSCGTDVDIVQEGIPSVIPPEMCYLGWQESLAMLAHLVEPEIPDGA is encoded by the coding sequence ATGGAAAATCCTTCCGGCACCGTCCATCTTCACCGCGTCCTCCGGGCCCCCGCCGAGCGCATCTACCGTGCATTCCTGGAACCTGCAGCGATCGCCAAGTGGTTGCCCCCCCATGGCTTCACCTGCACCGTTCACGAAATCGATGGCCGCGTCGGTGGAGGTTTCCGGATGTCGTTCACCAATTTCGGCACCGGGGGCTCCCATTCCTTCGGCGGCAAATACCTCGAGCTCGAGCCGAGTCAGCGCATCCGTTACACGGATCGGTTCGACGATCCGGGCCTGCCAGGCGAGATGGTCACGACCGTTTCGTTGCGGCCGGTTTCGTGCGGCACGGATGTGGACATCGTGCAGGAGGGCATCCCGAGCGTCATTCCCCCGGAGATGTGCTACCTCGGGTGGCAGGAATCGCTCGCGATGCTGGCACATCTTGTCGAGCCGGAGATTCCGGACGGCGCGTAG
- a CDS encoding IS481 family transposase → MNTHKRARLTYVRRLEMVRQMIDPGLTAPEAAALHGVTAPTARKWFGRYLAAGEAGLADASSRPRRSPRAIDAAKALLIIELRRRRLVQSRIARSVGVSESTVARVLARAGLSRLEQLEPIEPVQRYEHSAPGELLHIDTKKLGRILRPGHRVTGNQRDSVDGAGWEVLFVAIDDHARVAFTAMHEDEKIASAVRFLDEAVAHYACLGVPIKRLLTDNGSAFRSEAFAQACQRLGIRHKFTRAYRPQTNGKAERFIQSALREWAYAWTYQNSAQRTDALSSWQHHYNWHRPHAGINGATPMSRFPILTQPTNNVLTGHT, encoded by the coding sequence ATGAACACCCATAAGCGTGCCCGATTGACCTACGTGCGTCGACTCGAAATGGTTCGACAGATGATCGACCCTGGATTGACCGCCCCCGAGGCAGCCGCGCTCCATGGGGTCACTGCACCGACAGCGCGCAAGTGGTTCGGGCGCTATCTGGCGGCAGGCGAGGCGGGGTTGGCCGACGCCTCCTCGCGCCCTCGGCGCAGCCCGAGAGCCATCGATGCTGCCAAGGCGCTGCTGATCATCGAGTTGCGCCGGCGCCGTCTGGTGCAAAGCCGTATCGCCCGCAGCGTCGGGGTGTCGGAGTCCACGGTGGCCCGGGTGCTGGCGCGTGCCGGTCTGTCCCGGCTGGAGCAACTGGAGCCCATCGAGCCCGTGCAGCGCTACGAGCACTCGGCCCCTGGCGAGTTGCTCCATATCGACACCAAGAAGCTCGGGCGCATCTTGCGCCCCGGCCATCGGGTCACGGGCAATCAGCGCGATTCGGTCGATGGGGCGGGGTGGGAGGTGTTGTTTGTGGCCATCGATGACCACGCCCGGGTCGCCTTCACCGCCATGCACGAGGACGAGAAAATCGCCAGCGCAGTGCGATTCCTGGACGAGGCGGTGGCCCACTACGCGTGTCTGGGAGTGCCCATCAAGCGCCTGCTGACCGACAACGGGTCAGCCTTCCGTTCCGAGGCCTTTGCCCAGGCCTGCCAGCGATTGGGCATCCGGCACAAGTTCACGCGAGCCTATCGCCCCCAGACCAACGGCAAGGCCGAACGTTTCATCCAGTCGGCCTTACGCGAGTGGGCCTACGCCTGGACTTACCAGAACTCCGCACAGCGCACCGATGCACTGAGCAGCTGGCAGCACCACTACAACTGGCACCGGCCACACGCCGGTATCAACGGAGCGACCCCCATGTCCAGATTCCCTATCCTCACCCAACCCACAAACAACGTCTTGACTGGTCACACCTAG
- the arfB gene encoding aminoacyl-tRNA hydrolase codes for MRWSIPEDEIEFTAARSQGPGGQNVNKVSTAIQLRFDVRSSSLPERIKERLLALSDQRITKDGVIVIKAQTERSQERNRANALERLQAMVENAAHGPAVRHATKPTRGSQVRRLQAKSVRAQVKANRAKVVE; via the coding sequence ATGCGCTGGTCCATTCCCGAAGACGAAATCGAGTTCACCGCCGCGCGTTCCCAGGGACCTGGCGGACAGAACGTGAACAAGGTATCGACCGCAATCCAACTGCGATTCGATGTGCGGTCTTCGTCCTTGCCCGAGCGAATCAAGGAACGCCTGCTCGCGCTGTCGGATCAGCGGATCACCAAGGACGGCGTGATCGTCATCAAGGCGCAGACCGAACGCAGCCAGGAACGCAATCGCGCCAATGCCCTGGAGCGCCTGCAGGCAATGGTCGAAAATGCAGCCCATGGCCCGGCGGTGCGACATGCAACCAAGCCCACGCGGGGTTCGCAAGTCAGACGATTGCAGGCGAAGTCGGTTCGTGCGCAGGTCAAGGCAAACCGGGCGAAGGTGGTGGAGTAA
- a CDS encoding YchJ family protein, which yields MKAGPTSSAEGSCPCGSGLLYGDCCGHWHRGPRHLQAPTAEALMRSRYSAFALQLSDYLLDSWHPSTRPAHALTFEAGLHWLGLQVKRHTVTGEDTAEVEFVARSKSAGRAHRLHETSRFVREKGRWYYVDGDLDPTD from the coding sequence ATGAAAGCAGGACCTACTTCCTCCGCCGAAGGCAGTTGCCCCTGCGGAAGCGGTCTTCTCTATGGGGACTGCTGCGGACACTGGCACCGGGGTCCGCGGCACCTGCAGGCTCCGACCGCAGAAGCCCTCATGCGCAGTCGCTACTCGGCCTTTGCACTGCAGCTTTCGGATTATCTCCTGGACAGCTGGCATCCCAGCACCCGTCCGGCGCATGCACTGACGTTCGAAGCCGGATTGCATTGGCTCGGCCTGCAGGTGAAGCGGCATACCGTGACGGGAGAAGACACGGCCGAGGTGGAGTTCGTCGCGCGTAGCAAGTCCGCCGGGCGCGCGCACCGCCTGCACGAAACCAGCCGTTTCGTGCGGGAAAAGGGGCGGTGGTACTACGTCGACGGCGACCTCGACCCCACCGATTGA